A single Glycine soja cultivar W05 chromosome 14, ASM419377v2, whole genome shotgun sequence DNA region contains:
- the LOC114383514 gene encoding phosphoinositide phospholipase C 6-like, with product MGTVTYSYKMFKYFNRKFAVSEQAPPPDVKEAFSAFSDAAAASMSADQLLRFLHDHQRETDCSAEDSNRILDSIIQSRKQNDTNAECDHHTDNNNNGLSLDEFFRFLFLVDFNDPLKSQVHHDMNAPLSHYFIYTGHNSYLTGNQLSSDCSDVPIIKALQRGVRVIELDLWPNSTKDDIDVVHGRTLTAPVSLIQCLKSIKEYAFVKSDYPVIITLEDHLTPFLQAKVAEMIAQVFGDMLYFPQADSLTEFPTPESLKGRILISTKPPKEYLESKQFKDSDSERESTEEGSLSPCVIPELEAVDEKLNGSDLDEEGLNARDKKSDQQSAPEYKRLITIHAGKPKGHVKHHLNNVGGVKRLSLSEQELEKASATYGSDIVRFTQKNIIRVYPKGTRVTSSNYRPHIGWMYGAQMVAFNMQGHGKSLWYMQGMFRANGGCGYVKKPAFLIEKGPHNEVFDPKRALPVKKTLKVKVYMGNGWSSDFSKTHFDSFSPPDFYTKVCIVGVPADKANKKTKVIQDNWFPVWDEEFEFPLTVPELALLRIEVREYDKHEKDDFGGQTCLPISELRSGFRAVPLFDQKGEQLKSVKLLMRFQFK from the exons ATGGGCACCGTCACCTACAGCTACAAAATGTTCAAGTACTTCAATAGAAAATTCGCCGTCTCCGAGCAGGCCCCTCCGCCGGACGTCAAGGAGGCCTTCTCCGCCTTCTCCGACGCCGCTGCCGCATCCATGTCCGCCGACCAGCTCCTCCGCTTCCTGCACGATCACCAGCGCGAAACGGACTGCTCCGCTGAGGATTCCAACCGCATCCTCGACAGCATCATTCAATCGCGCAAACAAAACGACACCAATGCCGAATGCGACCACCACaccgacaacaacaacaatggtcTCAGCCTCGACGAGTTCTTCCGTTTCTTGTTCCTCGTCGATTTCAACGATCCCCTCAAATCCCAG GTACATCATGATATGAATGCTCCGTTGTCACATTATTTCATATATACAGGGCACAATTCCTACCTGACTGGGAATCAGCTGAGCAGCGATTGCAGTGATGTGCCAATCATAAAGGCTTTGCAACGAGGTGTGCGAGTAATTGAACTAGATTTATGGCCAAATTCAACTAAAGATGATATCGACGTAGTTCATGGAAG GACACTTACTGCTCCTGTCTCACTTATCCAATGTTTAAAGTCCATAAAAGAGTATGCTTTTGTTAAATCTGACTACCCAGTCATCATAACTTTAGAGGACCACCTTACACCATTCCTTCAAGCTAAAGTTGCAGAG ATGATAGCTCAAGTATTTGGAGACATGCTCTATTTTCCTCAGGCAGATTCTCTGACAGAATTCCCCACACCAGAATCGTTGAAAGGTCGAATTCTTATATCAACCAAACCACCAAAAGAATATCTTGAATCCAAGCAATTCAAGGATAGTGACAGTGAGAGGGAATCAACTGAAGAAGGATCATTATCCCCATGTGTTATCCCTGAATTGGAGGCTGTTGATGAGAAG TTAAATGGAAGTGATCTTGATGAGGAAGGCTTGAATGCTCGTGATAAAAAATCAGACCAACAGAGTGCACCTGAGTACAAACGTTTGATTACAATCCATGCTGGGAAGCCAAAGGGTCATGTAAAGCACCACTTGAACAATGTTGGGGGCGTGAAGCGCTTGAGCTTGAGCGAACAGGAACTTGAAAAGGCTTCTGCTACTTATGGATCAGATATTGTTAG ATTTACACAGAAGAATATTATCAGGGTGTATCCAAAGGGAACACGTGTTACCTCCTCGAATTACAGGCCACATATAGGATGGATGTATGGAGCTCAGATGGTGGCATTTAACATGCAG GGGCATGGAAAATCACTCTGGTACATGCAAGGCATGTTTAGAGCAAATGGCGGGTGTGGTTATGTGAAAAAGCCTGCATTTCTAATAGAAAAAGGTCCACATAATGAGGTTTTTGATCCTAAAAGAGCATTGCCAGTGAAGAAAACATTGAAG GTGAAAGTATATATGGGAAATGGGTGGAGCTCAGATTTCAGCAAAACGCACTTTGATTCCTTCTCTCCACCGGACTTTTACACAAAG GTTTGCATTGTTGGAGTACCAGCTGATAAAGCCAATAAGAAGACCAAGGTAATTCAAGACAACTGGTTTCCCGTCTGGGACGAAGAGTTTGAATTTCCCTTGACTGTTCCAGAACTAGCTTTGCTCCGAATAGAAGTTCGAGAATATGATAAGCATGAAAAGGATGACTTTGGTGGGCAAACATGTTTGCCAATCTCTGAGTTAAGATCTGGTTTCCGTGCAGTCCCTCTATTTGATCAGAAGGGCGAGCAATTAAAATCTGTAAAGCTTTTAATGCGGTTTCAGTTCAAATGA